One Ricinus communis isolate WT05 ecotype wild-type chromosome 7, ASM1957865v1, whole genome shotgun sequence genomic region harbors:
- the LOC8287591 gene encoding uncharacterized protein LOC8287591 yields MTNSGILQNELEDSSPGQSLDGSFRKSSSVISARSLSSISTSSKFIPTSRRLHKALRDYARKLVDFDLFKQGLEDWVSENLHAGSTNDQSFRSPFAIDELRKLDLALEGVLFQQLCRMPCSTYAANDSREEEYFAMEDFLHAVANGLWRTFWCKSGPMPFFLSCPYRPGSKFYTVQKAISRGKLEELRGLALITKSGRDLQVHWGQVMELALFRPDILSDNELKLSASCICEALFYGIHILIARSLSKLNTVGSDSVFLLVFDSKFGGVVKLGGDLSRLELKSTNLYQSVIEWIRYHAEVGVSSVERVWNKLGNANWGDLGTLQVLLATFYSIVQWNGPPRKSIASLASDHSLRLQKRRIECCLGENENALVPFQQPLDQGEIVELNQSDDSSGKHTARLMLRQGEILLLDDQQQGHKSFQIQDSFIGGNYFLYSAVYLDYPTELLNLYVGAHPCRLEPSWEDMSLWYQVQRQTKVLNILKQQGITSKYLPEIVASGRILHSGPCTKQSPSGRCDHPWCGTPILVTSPVGDQLSFIIAHNGSFSLEEAVRCCRDCLAALRSAAMAGVQHGDICPENIIRVTDPQEPRNRLLYVPVSWGRAVLEDRDSPGINLQFSSSHALQHGKLCPSSDAESLIYLLFFVCGGTMQQQDSIESALQWRERSWAKRLIQQQLGEVSALLKAFADYIDSLCGTPYPVDYDIWLKRLNRAVDGLSDKGKTVEELAITLRLEDVAESSGTSRTVI; encoded by the exons ATGACGAATTCAG GTATTTTGCAAAATGAGTTGGAGGACTCATCTCCAGGACAGAGTTTGGATGGAAGTTTCAGGAAGTCAAGCTCTG TTATCTCTGCCCGTAGTCTGTCTAGCATTTCTACTTCAAGCAAGTTTATTCCTACTTCAAGAAGATTGCACAAGGCATTAAGAGACTATGCAAGGAAACTGGTCGATTTTGATTTATTCAAACAAGGTCTTGAAGATTGGGTTTCAGAAAATTTGCATGCAGGTTCAACCAATGACCAGTCTTTCAGGTCTCCCTTTGCAATTGATGAACTGCGCAAGCTTGATTTAGCTTTGGAGGGTGTCCTATTTCAGCAACTATGCCGCATGCCATGCTCAACTTATGCTGCAAATGATTCGAGAGAAGAAGAGTATTTTGCGATGGAAGATTTTCTCCATGCTGTTGCTAATGGTCTATGGCGCACATTTTGGTGCAAAAGTGGGCCAATGCCCTTCTTCTTATCTTGCCCGTATCGTCCTGGATCAAAGTTTTATACTGTGCAGAAGGCAATATCAAGGGGAAAGCTTGAGGAGCTTCGTGGTTTAGCTTTGATTACAAAAAGTGGAAGGGATTTACAGGTTCATTGGGGTCAAGTGATGGAGCTTGCCTTATTTAGACCAGATATATTGTCAGATAACGAATTAAAGTTATCTGCCAGCTGCATATGCGAAGCCCTCTTTTATGGCATTCATATTCTTATTGCTAGGAGTTTGAGCAAGCTCAATACAGTTGGCAGCGATTCTGTTTTCCTTTTGGTTTTTGATTCTAAATTTGGTGGTGTAGTGAAGCTTGGCGGGGATCTTAGTAGACTGGAACTGAAGTCAACTAATCTGTATCAATCTGTGATTGAGTGGATCAGATATCATGCTGAAGTTGGAGTTTCCTCTGTTGAACGGGTGTGGAATAAGCTAGGCAATGCAAACTGGGGGGACCTAGGAACTCTGCAAGTTCTTCTGGCAACTTTCTATTCCATTGTCCAGTGGAATGGACCACCAAGAAAATCAATAGCCTCGTTGGCCTCAGATCATAGCCTTCGTCTTCAAAAACGTAGGATAGAGTGCTGCCTtggtgaaaatgaaaatgcacTGGTACCTTTCCAGCAGCCGTTGGACCAAGGAGAGATTGTAGAACTTAACCAAAGTGATGATTCTTCTGGAAAGCATACAGCACGTTTGATGCTTAGGCAGGGCGAAATATTGCTATTGGATGATCAGCAGCAGGGGCATAAGAGTTTTCAAATTCAAGATTCTTTCATTGGAGGGAACTACTTTCTCTACTCTGCTGTCTATCTAGATTATCCAACAgaattattgaatttatatgtGGGTGCCCACCCGTGTAGGCTAGAGCCATCTTGGGAAGATATGAGCTTGTGGTACCAAGTACAGAGGCAAACAAAAGTACTCAACATCTTGAAGCAGCAAGGCATCACAAGCAAATATTTGCCAGAAATCGTTGCCTCAGGCAGAATTTTGCATTCTGGTCCATGTACAAAGCAGAGCCCCAGTGGGCGTTGTGATCACCCATGGTGTGGAACCCCAATCCTTGTAACATCTCCTGTTGGGGATCAACTCTCCTTCATTATTGCTCACAATGGTTCATTTTCATTGGAGGAAGCAGTTCGCTGCTGTCGAGACTGCCTAGCAGCTCTCCGAAGTGCAGCAATGGCTGGTGTTCAACATGGTGATATTTGTCCTGAGAACATAATACGTGTCACTGATCCCCAAGAGCCAAGAAATAGACTCTTGTATGTACCAGTTTCCTGGGGACGTGCAGTTCTGGAAGACAGAGACAGTCCAGGAATAAATCTACAGTTCTCTTCATCACATGCACTTCAGCATGGGAAGCTTTGTCCATCATCTGATGCTGAAAGCCTTATTTACCTCCTGTTTTTTGTTTGTGGAGGTACCATGCAGCAGCAGGATTCTATTGAATCTGCCTTGCAATGGAGGGAAAGAAGCTGGGCAAAGCGTTTGATTCAGCAGCAACTTGGTGAGGTTTCAGCTCTATTAAAGGCATTTGCTGATTATATTGATAGCCTTTGTGGTACCCCTTACCCAGTTGACTATGACATTTGGTTAAAAAGGTTAAATAGGGCTGTGGATGGCTTATCAGATAAAGGTAAAACGGTTGAAGAATTAGCAATAACACTAAGATTAGAGGATGTTGCAGAGTCTTCAGGAACTTCTAGAACTGTCATTTAA